AACCTCGTCCTCCGCTACCCTTCGACTGGGCGGAAGTACGGGGAATACCATGACGATCCATCAAGCGACGTCCGGCGGTGACGCCGACGTCAAGAGTGGCAGTGTGTCCGGTGGCGGCTCGAGTTTTGCGAGCCATGTTTCAAGTCTGCTCGAGCGGGCCGAATACCGGCGCTGCGACAAGGGCGAGGACCTCGAAGACATCTACCGCCTCCGCTACAAGTCATACCGGCTGAGCGACATGGTCTCGGAAAACCCCGACCATATCATCCATGACGATCTCGATGATGCCGAGAACTGCTACAAATTCGGCATCTACATCGATGGCCACCTCGTCAGCACCCTGCGCATCCATCATGCCTGCCGCGAAACGCCAGCATCCCCGTCGACGACTGTCTATGGCGACATCCTGCGTCCCCAGCTGGCAGCCGGCGCCAATTTCGTCGACCCCAGCCGCTTCGCGGCCGATCCGGACTGGTCGCGCGTCTATCCGCAGATACCCTATCTCACCTTGCGCCTGGCCGGCATGGCCTGCTTCTATTTCGACGCGCCATACTGCCTGTCGACCATTCGTCCCGAGCATGCTGGCTTCTACCGCCGCATCTACAAATCGGAGCAGATCGGCGAGTTGCGCGACTATCCCGGCCTCAACTATCGGGTCGTGCTCTACCGCGCCGACGTCAACAGCATCCGCGAGCGCTCGTTCCAGCGGTTCCCGTTTTTCAAGTCGACGCCGATGGAACAGCGGCTGATGTTCGGCCGGCAGCCGATGGGCGAGCTAGCGCCATTGACCATCCTGCCGACGGCAAAATATTTTCGCGAAGCCGCCTGAGCTTGGCGTAAGGTCGGCGGCGCTGTAGTCCGGACTCTGCGGGAACAATGACGACGCCTGTGATCAAGCACCTTTTACGGGCGGCACTGCTGCTCGGGCTGACCCTGCCCGCGCCCGTGCGGGCCGCGGAAGACACGCTCGCAATCGCCAACATGACCTTCCGCACCGGCCCGTTCGCCGAAGCCGGCACGCCGCTGATGGACGGACAGCGCGACTACATGCTGATGCTCAACGAGCGCGACGGCGGCATCAACGGCATCAAGCTGAACTACGACGAGTGCGAGACCGGCTTCAGCGTCGACAAGGCCGCCGAGTGCTACGACAAGGCCAAGGGGTCGAGCCTGGTCATCCAGCCCTGGTCGCCCGCCATCACGCTCGAACTGCTACCGAAGGCCAGCGCCGACAAGGTGCCGCTGCTCGCGCCTGGATACGGCTTCTCGGCGATATCAGACGGCAAGCGTTTTCCCTGGGCCTTCAATCCACCGGTCAGCTACTGGGACGGCGCCTCGATGATGCTCAAGGGCATATCGGGCGACGACCTGGACAGTCTGCGCGGCAAGAAGATCGTGCTACTGCATCTCGACGGTGCTTATGGCGAGGAGCCGATCGCGCTGCTCCAGGCCTATGCCGACAGTTTTGACTTCACGCTGCTGCCCGTGCCGGTGGCGGCCAAGGAGATGCAGAGCCAGTCGGCGCAATGGGCGAAGATCAAGGCCGAGCGTCCCGATTTCGTGCTGTTGTGGGGCTGGGGCGCGATGAATGCCGGCGCCTTGGCCGAGGCGGAAAAATCCGGCTTTGCGATGGATAGGCTGGTTGGCATCTGGTGGTCGGCCAACGACGATGACCTCAAGCTGGCGGGCGAAGCCGCGAAGGGCTATCGCGCCCTGTCGTGGAACCTGCCCGTACCGGATGCCGAGGCGATCAAGGACATTCGCAAATACGTCATCGACGCGGGCAAGTCGCAGACGCCGGTCGAAGCGCTCGACAAGCACTACTACCAGCGCGGCGTGCTTGTCTCGATGTTGTCGGCCGAGGCGATCAAGGCAGCCCAGGAGCATTTCGACAAAAGGCTGATCAGCAGCGAACAGATGCGCTGGGGGCTGGAGAACCTCAAGATCGACGACGCCAGGCTGGCGGCCCTTGGTATGACCGGCATGGTCGGCCCGTTCGCCACCTCCTGCGCCAGCCATTCCGGAAATGGCAGCGCCTGGCTGGTGCAGTGGGACGGCAGCCGCTTCGTCAAGGCATCACAGGCGCTGACCGCCGACCGTGAGATGATCGCGCCGCTGGTCGATCAGGAGGCCGGCAAGTTCGCGACTGCACACGCGCCATGGCCGCTCAACGACGCCTGCAAGGAGTAGCTTTCTTCCAGGGCGCGGTGATCGGCGTTCGCCATGGCTGCGTCCCAAGTCCGATTGGGTGACGTGTCCCCGGTCCGCCACTATCCCGACGGCCGAAGCCACGCGTCGTGCAATCGGAAAGCCCACGGCTCCGGGCCAAACGGCCCCGAATTGAGGCCAAACCGGCCTTTCGCCAGGCGTCCGGCATGCCCTTGAGCAACGGGCCGGTCGCCATTTCGCAGCCATCGCCATCCCGGCACTGCGATATCAGTCATCGCTTTGACCACAAACGGCTTGCGTTTGATCAAATGAGCAGTTATTTCCCCGTTGGGGATTGATAATCTTGTCGCAGCCAAAGGGGCAATCTTTCCATTGCCCTGCAGCGCGCATTTAGGTATGTGCCCTTGAACTCGTTTTCCGGAGGGGACTCTCATGGCTGATAACACGCCGACCGGCCCGATCGAACTTGGCGCCCAGATGGACTATGCCGAGCACGAGAAAACCTATTCGATGTTCATTATGCTGTCCAAATACGGCACCCTGGTCTGCGTCGCGCTGATGATTTCCATGGCCTTCGGCTTCTTCACGCCGGCCGGGTTCTTTTCCAGCGTCGTGCTGTTCCTGATCATCTGCGGCGTCGGCGGCTACCTGCTGCGCGACGTGCC
The nucleotide sequence above comes from Aminobacter aminovorans. Encoded proteins:
- a CDS encoding aa3-type cytochrome c oxidase subunit IV is translated as MADNTPTGPIELGAQMDYAEHEKTYSMFIMLSKYGTLVCVALMISMAFGFFTPAGFFSSVVLFLIICGVGGYLLRDVPTHIR
- a CDS encoding ABC transporter substrate-binding protein translates to MTTPVIKHLLRAALLLGLTLPAPVRAAEDTLAIANMTFRTGPFAEAGTPLMDGQRDYMLMLNERDGGINGIKLNYDECETGFSVDKAAECYDKAKGSSLVIQPWSPAITLELLPKASADKVPLLAPGYGFSAISDGKRFPWAFNPPVSYWDGASMMLKGISGDDLDSLRGKKIVLLHLDGAYGEEPIALLQAYADSFDFTLLPVPVAAKEMQSQSAQWAKIKAERPDFVLLWGWGAMNAGALAEAEKSGFAMDRLVGIWWSANDDDLKLAGEAAKGYRALSWNLPVPDAEAIKDIRKYVIDAGKSQTPVEALDKHYYQRGVLVSMLSAEAIKAAQEHFDKRLISSEQMRWGLENLKIDDARLAALGMTGMVGPFATSCASHSGNGSAWLVQWDGSRFVKASQALTADREMIAPLVDQEAGKFATAHAPWPLNDACKE
- a CDS encoding N-acyl amino acid synthase FeeM domain-containing protein; the protein is MTIHQATSGGDADVKSGSVSGGGSSFASHVSSLLERAEYRRCDKGEDLEDIYRLRYKSYRLSDMVSENPDHIIHDDLDDAENCYKFGIYIDGHLVSTLRIHHACRETPASPSTTVYGDILRPQLAAGANFVDPSRFAADPDWSRVYPQIPYLTLRLAGMACFYFDAPYCLSTIRPEHAGFYRRIYKSEQIGELRDYPGLNYRVVLYRADVNSIRERSFQRFPFFKSTPMEQRLMFGRQPMGELAPLTILPTAKYFREAA